CAGGGTTTGCGCGGCCCATTCGCCCCACTGGTTGAGCTTGGACGGAGTGAACGGCTCGACGCGGCCGTCGCGCTTGATGATGGTTTCCAGCATGAGGGGTGTCCTTCTTTGAAGCACAGGCAGGCATGACCGGCGCACCGAGGTGGCGGGCCAGTGATGATGAAGGGATGCGGTGGAGCGCCGTCAGCCGGGGGGACGGGCCTGGCTGCGGCGTGACGTGTCAGCGTGGTGGCGCGCGCCCGGGCGCGCGCGGCGCAAGGTGAGCATGAGGTGTGGCATGTGCGTTCCCCGAAGGGAAGCCGAGAGGCGGCTTCTTGACCAGTTGCCTGCTCCCGCGCGCAGGGCCAAGAGGGTTGGGCTTGGCAAGGCAAGCGCGCGCGACCGGGCAGGGCGCCCGATTCGCGACGCGCTCCCCCGCGGAAGCGGTCACCCGCACCGGACGTTCGGCCCGGTGTGTCGGCAGGTCTTCGGACTTTGCGGACGCGGGCCTTGGCCCACCTACTGTGCCTCGCTTCCCGGGTGCTGTGCGCCCAGTGCTTGTAAGGCAGTTCGTTTCCGCTTACCGCTGCGGGGCAGCTCCGGATTCACACCGGATTCCCTTTTCAACCCGGCTGCCGCAAGCGGCCGAGGTACCGACGAGCACAACATATTGGGTCTTGTGGCGTGCGTCAATACCAGAGATGGTCCTTGCGTCACGATGTCGGCGCCATGACGACCGCCGGCATCCGGGGCTTGCCGCAGCGCATCATGGCAGCTATGCTGTGCGCTATTGTATTAACGCATTAGTACATCATGAAACGTAGATCACCTGACGCAACTGCCGTGAATGCCGCCGCGCAAAGCCTGTACGAGGCGCTGCTGTCGCTGAAGAACGCGGAGGAAATGGCCGCCTTTCTCGGCGATCTGTGCACGCCGGCCGAGCTGGAGGTGATGGTGGATCGCTGGCGCGTGGTGCCGCTGTTGCTGGACGGCTTGCCGTATCGGGAGATCCACGAGCGCACCGCGGTCAGCATCACCACCATCGGGCGGGTGGCGCGCTATCTCAACCAGGGCAACGGCGGCTACCTGGCCGCAGCAGCCCGCGCGGCGCGGCGGCAGGCGCAGGCCGCGAGGAAGAAGGCATGAAGCCGCGCGACCGCCTGCGCATCGCGATGCAGAAGTCCGGCCGGCTCACCGAGCCGGCGCTGGAGCTGCTGGCCCGCTGCGGACTCACCTTCCGGCAAAGTCGCGACAAGCTGTTCTGCTTCGGCGAGGGCGAGCCGGTCGATCTGCTGCTGGTGCGCGACGACGACATCCCCGGCCTGATCGCGCAGGGCGTGTGCGACCTGGGCATCGTCGGGCGCAATGTGCTGAACGAATTCCAGCTCACCGCGGGGCGCGAGGCCGAGCCGCTGAGTGAACTGCGTCCGCTCGGATTCGGCCGTTGCCGGCTGTCGATCGCGGTGCCGCAGGAGCTGGACTACCACGGGCCCGGGCAACTGGAAGGCCGGCGTATCGCCACCTCGTATCCGGGCCTGCTGGGCGAATGGCTGCGCACGCAAGGGATCGCTGCCGGCGTGGTGACCCTGGCTGGTTCGGTCGAGATTGCGCCGAAGCTGGGCACCGCCGATGCGATCTGCGACCTGGTGCAGAGCGGTGGCACGCTGGTGGCGAACCAGTTGCGCGAGGCCGACGTGCTGCTGCACAGCGAAGCCGTGCTGGCCGGGCCGCAGGCGCTGCCGGTGGACGAGCGCGGCGACCTGCTGGAACTGCTGCTGAAGCGGCTGGACGGGGTGATCCAAGTGCGCGAGTCGCGCCTGCTGCTGCTGCAGACCTCGCGTCACACGCTGGAAGCCGTCACCCGCCTGCTGCCGGGCGGTCCGCAGCCGACCCTGTTGCCGGTAGCCGGCCAGCCAGATCAATTGATGCTGCAGGCGCTGTGTGCCGGCGAAGTGAGCTGGCGGCAACTGGAAGAGATCAAGAAGGCTGGGGCACGCGAGATGTTCGTGCTGCCGGTGGAGAAAATGTTGGCATGAAGCAGATTGGCATGAAGAGCAGGCTCACATGAAACGTCTGGACTGGAACGCCCTGGATGAAACGGCGCGCCGCGAGGCGCTGGCGCGCCCCGCGCAGTCGCGGGTCGACGAACTGCGCCGCGGCGTCGAGCAGATCATCGCCACCGTGCGCGAAGGCGGCGACACGGCGCTGCGCGAACTGAGCGCGAAGTACGACCGCTGCGAACTGCAGGCGATCGCGGTGGATGAGACCGAATTCGCCGCGGCCGAGGCTTCTCTCGATCCGGCCCTGAAAGCCGCGATCCGCGAAGCGGCAGCGCGCATCGAGGCGTTCCATCGCGCGGCGGCGCTGCAGCCGGTGGCGGTGGATACCGCACCCGGCGTGCGGGTGGAGCGCATGCTGCGGCCGATCGGCCGGGTCGGCCTGTACGTGCCGGCTGGCAGCGCGCCGTTGCCGTCGACCGCCCTGATGCTGGGCGTGCCGGCGCACATCGCCGGTTGCCGCGAGGTGGTGCTGTGCTCGCCGGCGCGCGCGGACGGCCGCTGCGACGAGGCGGTGCTGTACGCCGCGCGCCTCACCGGCGTGCACAAGGTATTCAAGCTGGGCGGCGCGCAGGCGATCGCCGCGATGGCCTATGGCACGGAATCGGTGCCGAAGTGCGACAAGCTGTTCGGCCCCGGCAATGCCTGGGTCACCGAAGCGAAATTGCAGGTGTCGTCCGACCCGGACGGCGCCGCGATCGACATGCCGGCCGGCCCGTCCGAAGTGCTGGTGATCGCCGATGCCGGGGCGAATCCGGTCTTCGTCGCCGCCGACCTGCTGTCGCAGGCCGAGCACGGGCCGGATTCGCAGGTGATCCTGCTGAGTCCGTCGGCTGCGCTGCTCGATCGGGTGGCTGCCGAAGTCGAGCGGCAATGCGCCGAACTACCGCGCGCAGCGATCGCCGCGCAGGCGCTGGCGCAGAGTCGGCTGATCGCGGTCGACTCGCTGGCGCAGGCAGTGGAGGTGAGCAACCGCTACGCCCCCGAGCATCTGATTTTGCAGGTGGCCGCGCCGCGTGCGCTGCTCGACGGCGTCGAGAGCGCCGGCTCGATTTTCCTCGGCCAGTGGGCGCCCGAATCGGTGGGCGACTACTGCAGCGGCAGCAACCACGTGCTGCCAACCTATGGCTACGCGCGCAGCTACAGCGGCGTGTCGGTAGCGAGCTACCAGAAGCAGATCAGCGTGCAGGAAGTCAGCGCGGACGGCTTGCGCAACATCGGCCCGTGCACCGCCACGCTGGCGGCGGCGGAGCAACTGGAAGCGCACCGCCGCGCGGTGACGCTGCGCCTGGAGGCTTTGGCATGAGCGTGCTCGATCTGGCGCGGCCGGAGATCCGCGCGATGCAGCCGTACTCCTCGGCGCGGATGGAGGCCAGCGGCGGCGAGGTGTTCCTCAACGCGAACGAGTCGGCGTGGGCGCCGGTGGGCGACGACGGCCTTGGCTGCAACCGCTATCCCGAGCCGCAGCCCGCCACCCTGATCGACGCGCTGGCGGCCCTCTACGGCGTGCAGCGCGAACAGTTGCTGGTCGGTCGCGGCAGCGACGAGGCGATCGACCTGCTGGTGCGCGCGTTCTGTCGCGCCGGCCGCGACGCGATCCTGATCCAGCCGCCCACGTTCGGCATGTATGCGGTGTGCGCGCGGGTGCAGGACGCGGGCATCGTCGAGGTGCCGTTGACGGCGGACGCCACGCTGGACGCGGATGCGGTGCTGGCCGCGTTGACCCCGGCAGTGAAACTGGTCTTCATCTGCACGCCGAACAATCCCACCGGCCAGCCGGTGCCGCGCACCGACCTGGAGCGGCTGGCGCGCGCGCTGGCCGGCCGCGCGCTGCTGGTGGTGGACGAGGCCTATGTGGAGTTCGCCGACGAAGGCAGCGTGGCCGACCTGATCGACCGCTACGACAACCTCGCCGTGCTACGCACCTTGTCCAAGGCCTGGGCGCTGGCCGGCGTGCGCATCGGCAGCCTGCTGGCGAACGCCGACGTGATCGCCCTGCTGCGCCGGATCATGGCGCCGTACCCGCTGCCGCTGCCGAGCGTGGACGCGGCGCTGCTGGCGCTGTCCGGCTGGGGGCAGGCGAACGCGCGCGAACACCTCGCCGTCGTGCGCGCGGAGCGCGCACGGATGCGCGAGGCGTTGCGCCGGTTGCCCGGCGTGCGCGACGTGCTGCCGTCGCAGGCGAACTTCCTCGCCGTGCGCTTCGACGATGCCGGCGCGGCCTACCGGCGCCTGCTCGCCGCCGGCATCGTGGTGCGCGACGTGCGCCGCTACCCCAACCTCGGCGACGCGCTGCGCATCACCATCGGCACGCCGGCGGAGAATGATCGGGTATTGGCTGTATTGGATGGCTGGGATGCTGCCGAGGGATCGGCATGACTACCCGCAAGATTCTTTTTGTCGATCGCGACGGTTGCCTGATCGAGGAGCCGGCCGACGAGCAGATCGACAGCTACGAGAAGCTAGCCCTGTTGCCTGGCGTGATCGCCGCGTTGCAGCGCTTCGTCGCCGCCGGCTACGAGCTGGTGATGGTGAGCAACCAGGACGGCCTGGGCACCGACAGTTTCCCGGAGCCGCATTTCACCGGGCCGCACGAACTGCTGCTGCGCATCCTCGCCTCGCAGGGCATCCGCTTCCGTGAGGTGCTGATCGACCGCAGTTTCCCGCACGAGGGCCTCGATACGCGCAAGCCCGGCGTCGGCATGCTGCGGCACTACCTCGCCGATGACGGCTGGAGCCGGGCGGTGTCGGCGATGGTGGGCGATCGCGAAACCGACCTGCAGTTCGCCGCGAATCTCGGCGTGCGCGGTTTCCGTGTGGGCCCGCTCGGCACGAGCTGGGATGCATTGGCGCATCAGCTGCTGGATGCGCCGCGCACCGCCACGGTGGTGCGCAACACGAAGGAAACCCGCATCACGGTCAGCGTCGACCTGGATCGGGTGGCCGAGCCGCAGGCGCATACCGGCCTGGGTTTCTTCGACCACATGCTGGAGCAGATCGGCAAGCATGGCGGTTTCGCGCTGGAACTGGCCTGCGACGGCGACACCCACATCGACGAACACCACACCATCGAGGACTGCGCGCTGGCGCTGGGCCAGGCGCTGAAGCAGGCGCTCGGCGACAAGCGCGGCATCGGCCGCTACGGTTTCACCCTGCCGATGGACGAGGCGCAGGCCAGTGCTGCGCTGGACCTTTCCGGCCGGCCCTACTTCGTGTTCGAAGGCAGCTTCCCGCGCGAACGGGTGGGCGAGGTGCCGACCGAACTGGTGCCGCATTTCTTCCGCTCGCTGTGCGAGACGCTGGGCGCGAACCTGCACCTGAGCGTGCGCGGCGACAACGCGCACCACATGGTCGAGGCCTGCTTCAAGGCGGTGGCGCGTACGCTGTGCCAGGCGATCGCACGCTCCGGCAGCGAACTGCCCAGCACCAAGGGCGCGCTGTGATGAACGTGGTGCTGGTCGACGCAGGTGGCACCAACATCGGCTCGGTGCGCTACGCGCTGCAGCGGCTGGGCGTGGACGCTGCGCTGACCTCGGACGCAGCGGCGATCCGTGGTGCCGACAAGGTGATCCTGCCCGGCGTGGGCGCCGCCGGTCCCGGCATGGCGCGGCTGCGCGAGCTGGGTTTGGTCAACGTGCTGCGCTCGCTGGAACAGCCCGTGCTCGGCGTGTGCCTCGGCATGCAGCTGTTGTGCGCGCATTCGGAAGAGGGCGGCACGGAGTGCCTCGGACTGATCCCGGCGCCGGTGCGCCGTTTCACCGATGCGCCCGGCCTGCGCGTGCCGCACATGGGCTGGAATGGCTTGTCGATCCAGCGGGAACATCCGCTGCTGGCCGGGCTCGACGACGGCGAACAGGCCTACTTCGTGCACAGTTACGCTGTACCGACCGGCGACTGGACACTGGCCGACTGCGATTACGGCGACTCGTTCTCGGCGGTGATCGCGCGCGGCAATTTCTACGGCATGCAGTTCCACCCCGAGCGTTCCGCCGCCGTCGGCGCGAAGCTTCTCAAGAACTTCCTCGAACTATGAGTATGAGTGCCACCGGCCGAAAACCTGCTTGTTTGCCGTCATTCCCGCGAAAGCGGGAATCCAGGTTGCTATTGCGCAAGATCGATAGGGATTCCCGCTTTCGCGGGAATGACGGCATGGGAAGTTTCTTCGAGGTTTCCTGGTGACATATTTCGAGGTAATCCCCGCGATCGACCTGCGTGGCGGCCAGGTGGTGCGCCTGAAGCAGGGCGACTACGCGCAGCAGACCACCTATGCGGCCGATCCGCGCGCACTGGCGCGCCGCTATGCCGAGGCCGGCGCGCGCTGGCTGCACCTGGTCGACCTGGACGGTGCGCGCTCGGGCAGCCTGGCCAACCTCGCGGTGATCCAGGCCATCGCCGCCGATGGCATGCAGATCCAGGCCGGCGGCGGCGTACGCGGGGAAGACGACTTGCGCCGGCTGTTCGACGCCGGCGTGCAGCGCGTGGTGCTGGGCAGCGTGGCGATCCGCGAACCCGAACCCGTGGCTGGCTGGCTGGGCAGTTACGGTGCCGACAGGCTGACTCTCGCACTCGATACGCGCCGCCTCGATGGTCGCTGGAGCCTGCCCAGCGCAGGCTGGACCGAAGTCGAAGCGCGCACGCTGGATGAGCTGGCGCCGTGGTACGCCGCGCGCGGCGCGCGCCACCTGCTGTGCACCGACATCGACCGCGACGGCATGCTGGCCGGCTTCAACCTCGATCTCTACCGCCATCTTGCCGCCACGGTGCCGTTGCTGGCCGTGCAGGCCTCCGGCGGCGTGCGCTCGCTGGACGACATCCGCGCCGCGCGCGAAGCCGGCGCGCGCGGCGTGATCCTGGGTCGCGCGCTGCTGGAAGGTCGCTTCACCGTGGCGGAGGCGCTGGCAGTATGAAGTTGACGACGACCTTGCGGGCTTTTCTCCTCCCCCTGCACGCAGGGGGAGGCTGGGAGGGGGTTGGGCTTTTGTGCGCGCAGCGAAGAACACCCCTCCCAAACCCTCCCCTGCTCGCAGGGAAGGGTTTGGATGCGGCGACGGCTGGAGTTGCACGATGCTGAGCCGCCGCATCATTCCCTGCCTCGACGTGCGCGAGGGCCAGGTGGTCAAGGGCGTACGCTTCCGCGACCACGTGGTGATGGGCGAAATCGTCGATCTCGCGCTGCGCTACCGCGACGAAGGCGCCGACGAGCTTGTGTTCTACGACATCACGGCCAGTCCCGAAGGGCGCAGCGTGGATCGCGGCTGGGTCGAGAAGGTCGCGCGGGTGATCGACATTCCGTTCTGCGTGGCCGGCGGCATCCGTTCGGTGGACGAGGCGCGCGAGGTGCTGCACGCGGGCGCCGACAAGATTTCGGTGAACTCGCCGGCGCTGGAACGTCCCGGATTGATCGACGAACTGGCTGCCGCGTTCGGCGTGCAGTGCGTGGTGGTCGGCATCGACTCGCTGCGCGACGCCGACGGCGAGTGGCGCGTGCGCCAGTACACCGGCGACCCTGCGAAGACCCAGGCGCTGCCGCGCCGCACGCTGGACTGGATGGTCGAGGCGCAGCAGCGCGGCGCTGGCGAGATCGTGTTGAACTGCATGGGCAGCGACGGCGTGCGCCGGGGGTACGATCTGGAGCAGCTTTTCGCGGCCCGCGCGCTCTGTCGCGTGCCGCTGGTCGCCTCCGGCGGCGCCGGCGAGCCGGAACACTTCCGCGATGCCTTCGACGAGGCCGACGTGGACGGTGCGCTGGCGGCCAGCGTGTTCCACTCGG
This genomic stretch from Rhodanobacter thiooxydans harbors:
- a CDS encoding YerC/YecD family TrpR-related protein, which translates into the protein MKRRSPDATAVNAAAQSLYEALLSLKNAEEMAAFLGDLCTPAELEVMVDRWRVVPLLLDGLPYREIHERTAVSITTIGRVARYLNQGNGGYLAAAARAARRQAQAARKKA
- the hisG gene encoding ATP phosphoribosyltransferase, whose translation is MKPRDRLRIAMQKSGRLTEPALELLARCGLTFRQSRDKLFCFGEGEPVDLLLVRDDDIPGLIAQGVCDLGIVGRNVLNEFQLTAGREAEPLSELRPLGFGRCRLSIAVPQELDYHGPGQLEGRRIATSYPGLLGEWLRTQGIAAGVVTLAGSVEIAPKLGTADAICDLVQSGGTLVANQLREADVLLHSEAVLAGPQALPVDERGDLLELLLKRLDGVIQVRESRLLLLQTSRHTLEAVTRLLPGGPQPTLLPVAGQPDQLMLQALCAGEVSWRQLEEIKKAGAREMFVLPVEKMLA
- the hisD gene encoding histidinol dehydrogenase, with amino-acid sequence MKRLDWNALDETARREALARPAQSRVDELRRGVEQIIATVREGGDTALRELSAKYDRCELQAIAVDETEFAAAEASLDPALKAAIREAAARIEAFHRAAALQPVAVDTAPGVRVERMLRPIGRVGLYVPAGSAPLPSTALMLGVPAHIAGCREVVLCSPARADGRCDEAVLYAARLTGVHKVFKLGGAQAIAAMAYGTESVPKCDKLFGPGNAWVTEAKLQVSSDPDGAAIDMPAGPSEVLVIADAGANPVFVAADLLSQAEHGPDSQVILLSPSAALLDRVAAEVERQCAELPRAAIAAQALAQSRLIAVDSLAQAVEVSNRYAPEHLILQVAAPRALLDGVESAGSIFLGQWAPESVGDYCSGSNHVLPTYGYARSYSGVSVASYQKQISVQEVSADGLRNIGPCTATLAAAEQLEAHRRAVTLRLEALA
- the hisC gene encoding histidinol-phosphate transaminase; this encodes MSVLDLARPEIRAMQPYSSARMEASGGEVFLNANESAWAPVGDDGLGCNRYPEPQPATLIDALAALYGVQREQLLVGRGSDEAIDLLVRAFCRAGRDAILIQPPTFGMYAVCARVQDAGIVEVPLTADATLDADAVLAALTPAVKLVFICTPNNPTGQPVPRTDLERLARALAGRALLVVDEAYVEFADEGSVADLIDRYDNLAVLRTLSKAWALAGVRIGSLLANADVIALLRRIMAPYPLPLPSVDAALLALSGWGQANAREHLAVVRAERARMREALRRLPGVRDVLPSQANFLAVRFDDAGAAYRRLLAAGIVVRDVRRYPNLGDALRITIGTPAENDRVLAVLDGWDAAEGSA
- the hisB gene encoding bifunctional histidinol-phosphatase/imidazoleglycerol-phosphate dehydratase HisB; its protein translation is MTTRKILFVDRDGCLIEEPADEQIDSYEKLALLPGVIAALQRFVAAGYELVMVSNQDGLGTDSFPEPHFTGPHELLLRILASQGIRFREVLIDRSFPHEGLDTRKPGVGMLRHYLADDGWSRAVSAMVGDRETDLQFAANLGVRGFRVGPLGTSWDALAHQLLDAPRTATVVRNTKETRITVSVDLDRVAEPQAHTGLGFFDHMLEQIGKHGGFALELACDGDTHIDEHHTIEDCALALGQALKQALGDKRGIGRYGFTLPMDEAQASAALDLSGRPYFVFEGSFPRERVGEVPTELVPHFFRSLCETLGANLHLSVRGDNAHHMVEACFKAVARTLCQAIARSGSELPSTKGAL
- the hisH gene encoding imidazole glycerol phosphate synthase subunit HisH; the encoded protein is MMNVVLVDAGGTNIGSVRYALQRLGVDAALTSDAAAIRGADKVILPGVGAAGPGMARLRELGLVNVLRSLEQPVLGVCLGMQLLCAHSEEGGTECLGLIPAPVRRFTDAPGLRVPHMGWNGLSIQREHPLLAGLDDGEQAYFVHSYAVPTGDWTLADCDYGDSFSAVIARGNFYGMQFHPERSAAVGAKLLKNFLEL
- the hisA gene encoding 1-(5-phosphoribosyl)-5-[(5-phosphoribosylamino)methylideneamino]imidazole-4-carboxamide isomerase; this encodes MTYFEVIPAIDLRGGQVVRLKQGDYAQQTTYAADPRALARRYAEAGARWLHLVDLDGARSGSLANLAVIQAIAADGMQIQAGGGVRGEDDLRRLFDAGVQRVVLGSVAIREPEPVAGWLGSYGADRLTLALDTRRLDGRWSLPSAGWTEVEARTLDELAPWYAARGARHLLCTDIDRDGMLAGFNLDLYRHLAATVPLLAVQASGGVRSLDDIRAAREAGARGVILGRALLEGRFTVAEALAV
- the hisF gene encoding imidazole glycerol phosphate synthase subunit HisF, which translates into the protein MLSRRIIPCLDVREGQVVKGVRFRDHVVMGEIVDLALRYRDEGADELVFYDITASPEGRSVDRGWVEKVARVIDIPFCVAGGIRSVDEAREVLHAGADKISVNSPALERPGLIDELAAAFGVQCVVVGIDSLRDADGEWRVRQYTGDPAKTQALPRRTLDWMVEAQQRGAGEIVLNCMGSDGVRRGYDLEQLFAARALCRVPLVASGGAGEPEHFRDAFDEADVDGALAASVFHSGAIAISALKEYLQSQGVAVRRIP